In a genomic window of Pedobacter sp. KBS0701:
- a CDS encoding ABC transporter substrate-binding protein: MEKIINLKGITWNHSRGLLPMVATAQRFSELHPSVHITWEKRSLQQFADFSIQELAERFDLLVIDHPWAGFAAKTKSIVPLDLYLSEDYLKDQEENSVGQSFESYFYDEHLWALPVDAATPVAASRPDLLAEKGLQLPKSFEDLLALADRGLVAFAGIPIDVLMNFYTLCCSLGEDPCQNDDEVISTEIGVKVLKMYRELASKIDQANFNRNPIQVYEAMTLSDEIAYCPFAYGYSNYSRNGYARKTLHFHDMISLDGKTNLRSTLGGTGLAISAKCEALELAAKYVEFVGSPACQSTLFFESGGQPGHLSAWKNEEVNRQSHNYFQNTLPALQRAFLRPRYHGSMYFQDHAGDVVRDYLMNGGDEIQILSAMNELYLQSKSLVLS; encoded by the coding sequence GTGGAAAAGATAATTAATTTAAAAGGAATAACCTGGAACCACAGTCGTGGGCTTTTGCCGATGGTGGCAACAGCACAGCGTTTTTCCGAATTACACCCCAGTGTGCACATCACCTGGGAAAAAAGAAGTTTGCAGCAATTTGCCGATTTTTCCATTCAGGAACTGGCAGAGCGTTTTGACCTGTTGGTGATCGATCATCCATGGGCTGGTTTTGCTGCAAAAACAAAATCCATAGTGCCTTTAGATCTTTATCTTTCTGAAGATTATCTAAAAGATCAGGAAGAAAATTCCGTAGGTCAATCTTTTGAAAGTTATTTCTATGACGAACACCTCTGGGCACTACCCGTAGATGCAGCAACACCTGTGGCGGCATCGCGACCGGATTTACTCGCCGAAAAAGGATTGCAATTGCCTAAATCATTCGAAGATCTACTTGCATTGGCCGATAGAGGTTTAGTTGCTTTTGCAGGTATTCCGATTGATGTTTTAATGAATTTTTATACCCTTTGCTGCTCTTTGGGAGAAGATCCCTGCCAAAATGATGATGAAGTAATTTCAACTGAAATCGGCGTAAAAGTTTTAAAAATGTACCGGGAACTGGCGTCGAAAATAGATCAAGCAAACTTCAACAGAAACCCGATTCAGGTTTATGAAGCAATGACCTTAAGTGATGAAATTGCTTATTGTCCTTTTGCTTATGGTTATTCCAATTACTCGCGAAATGGTTATGCACGCAAAACCCTGCATTTTCACGACATGATTTCTTTAGATGGTAAAACCAACCTGAGAAGCACATTGGGTGGAACAGGTTTAGCCATTTCTGCTAAATGCGAAGCGTTGGAGCTTGCTGCCAAATATGTAGAATTTGTGGGATCACCTGCTTGTCAGTCTACTTTATTTTTCGAAAGTGGCGGTCAGCCAGGACATTTATCCGCCTGGAAAAACGAAGAAGTCAACCGCCAGAGTCATAATTATTTTCAAAATACCTTACCCGCTTTACAGAGAGCATTTCTCCGTCCACGCTACCATGGTTCCATGTATTTTCAGGATCACGCGGGTGATGTTGTCCGCGATTATTTAATGAATGGGGGTGATGAAATTCAGATTTTATCGGCCATGAACGAGTTATATCTGCAATCTAAAAGTTTAGTGTTATCATGA
- a CDS encoding CaiB/BaiF CoA-transferase family protein — MNRPLEELLILEFCQFLAGPSAGLKLADLGARVIKIERPKTGDACRSLSIKNLFVDEDSLLFHTINRNKESYTADLKNPEDLERLKKLISKADVMTHNFRPGVMEKIGLDYQNVQNINPKIVYGVVTGYGTEGPWKNKPGQDLLVQSVSGLTFLSGVDVDGPVPFGLSVSDIMCGNHLAQGIMAALIKRAKTNKSVLVEVSLLESILDVQFEVLTTYLNDGGKLPDRSGAKGSAHAYLSAPYGMYETNDGYIAMAMGNLPNICAIINCDITDLYVEAGSAFENRDKLIIRLAETFKKEDTKHWVDLLESHGIWCAEVLNYQTATAMNTYKSLQIEQELDLADGKKIKTTVSPIRLDNQKLFASKAAPKLGFGTAEINKEFELN, encoded by the coding sequence ATGAACAGACCGCTAGAAGAACTTTTGATTTTAGAGTTTTGCCAGTTTTTGGCCGGACCATCGGCAGGATTAAAACTGGCCGATTTAGGAGCCCGTGTGATTAAAATCGAACGACCTAAAACAGGCGATGCTTGCAGATCTTTATCTATCAAGAATCTTTTTGTGGATGAAGACAGTTTGCTTTTTCATACCATCAACCGGAATAAAGAAAGTTATACTGCCGATTTAAAAAATCCGGAAGACTTAGAAAGACTTAAAAAATTAATCAGTAAAGCCGATGTGATGACACATAATTTCCGCCCTGGTGTGATGGAGAAAATTGGTCTGGATTATCAAAACGTTCAAAACATCAACCCAAAAATTGTTTATGGTGTGGTAACCGGCTATGGAACTGAAGGTCCGTGGAAAAACAAGCCAGGTCAGGATTTACTGGTGCAATCCGTTTCCGGATTAACATTTTTATCCGGTGTTGATGTAGACGGGCCGGTTCCCTTCGGACTTTCCGTATCGGATATCATGTGCGGAAACCATTTGGCACAAGGCATTATGGCCGCTTTAATTAAAAGGGCAAAAACCAATAAAAGTGTTTTGGTTGAGGTGAGTTTGCTGGAATCCATTTTAGATGTACAGTTTGAAGTATTAACCACCTATTTAAATGATGGCGGTAAATTGCCCGATAGAAGCGGAGCAAAAGGCAGCGCTCACGCTTATTTAAGCGCTCCTTATGGCATGTACGAAACCAACGACGGTTATATTGCCATGGCCATGGGCAACCTGCCAAATATCTGCGCGATCATCAATTGCGATATTACTGATCTGTACGTAGAAGCTGGTTCAGCATTCGAAAACCGTGATAAATTGATCATACGTTTGGCTGAAACTTTTAAAAAAGAAGATACCAAACATTGGGTCGATCTTTTGGAAAGTCACGGTATCTGGTGCGCAGAAGTACTGAATTATCAAACTGCTACAGCCATGAATACTTATAAAAGCTTGCAGATTGAGCAGGAACTGGATTTAGCTGATGGCAAAAAAATAAAGACAACCGTGAGCCCGATTCGTTTGGATAATCAAAAGCTATTTGCCAGTAAAGCAGCTCCAAAACTGGGTTTTGGGACAGCTGAGATTAATAAAGAGTTTGAGTTGAATTAA